From Brassica rapa cultivar Chiifu-401-42 chromosome A06, CAAS_Brap_v3.01, whole genome shotgun sequence:
TAAATATTGATATACTTATTGCATGATACTTTCGATACATGAATATCTGATATAGTTTATTTCCTAACTTAATTTCTGATTCATAACACTTAAGTATAACAATCTAAATtctaatgtaaaaaaaaaagccaaaaaGAATTGCCGTTCGATCGGTTTCTCTTGACTTCCTTCTGACTCTTTCGTTTCTTCTTCTCTGGTTATGCATCATCTGCAACGTTGTCCACCCTAGAAGGTACAACGGAGCTGCAGGTTATGGTTTGCACAATTGAGAATGCTGCTGTCCACGGAGCTGCAGTTATGGTTTACATAATAATGATAGTTCTCATATTTATTCTAATTTATATTGTCTGCAAAAGACGTAGCTTGAGATCCAAGACTCACGTGGAAGGAGGTACTCACAAGTAACAAAGACTTAACTATATAAGCTTATATCTATAACAGTGATTGACTTGTGTGTTTCAAAATAATGGTTTTCTTTCAGAATTCAAGAGTTTAGATCCTATGATTAACTCTTTCTCTCTGAGGCAAATCAAAGCAGCTACAAACAACTTTGATACTGCAAACAGGATTGGAGAAGGTGGCTTTGGTCCTGTACACAAGGTAAAGAAACCAAAAGAAAGATTACAACTACACAAAGATGTTATAAAAGAGTTTTGTTTACATTATGACTACAGGGAAAGTTGCCTGATGGAACAATAATCGCGGTGAAACAGCTTTCTACGGGATCAAAACAAGGGAACCGCGAGTTCTTGAACGAGATTGGCATGATCACAGCTCTGCATCACCCAAACCTAGTCAAACTATATGGATGTTGTGTTGAAGGAGACCAGCTTTTGCTAGTTTATGAGTATGTGGAAAACAACTGCCTTGCTAGAGCATTGTTTGGTGAGAGATCCAAACACTACTAGCTCCTAAGAAAACAATGTTCAGAAAAtccatatagttttttttttgtttttcaaggTCCTCAAGAAACTCAGCTGAGATTGGATTGGCCAACAAGGAGGAAGATCTGTATCGGTGTAGCGAGAGGACTAGCATATCTCCACGAGGAGTCAAGGATAAAGATTGTGCACAGAGACATCAAAGCTACTAATGTGTTGTTAGACAAGGAAATGAACTCGAAGATATCAGACTTTGGTCTTGCCAAGCTTAATGAAGATGACAACACTCACATTAGCACTCGAGTTGCTGGAACATTGTAAGTCAAACCAATGATAAAAGAACATATCCATAACCAATGTTATAACACAACACAATCATTATTGCAGTGGTTACATGGCTCCAGAGTACGCGATGAGAGGCCACTTGACGGATAAAGTTGATGTATACAGCTTTGGTATTGTAGCTCTAGAGATTGTTCATGGAAGAAGCAACAAGATAAACCAATCTGCATCCAATTACAACACTCCCTACGTTATTGACTGGGTGACAATCTTGAGGGAGCAGAACAATCTGTTGGAGCTGGTGGATCCGAGGCTAGGATCAGATTACAACAGAGAAGAAGCATTGACCATGCTTCATGTGGTGATACTGTGTACAAGTCCTGATCCGAGTGATAGACCATTGATGTCTGAAGTGGTGAAGATGCTGGAAGGTAAGAAGATGGTGGAGTTGGAGAGGCTTGAAGAAGCTTCAGAGTATAGAGAGACGAAGAGACTTGAGAATATGAACACTATGAAGAAGTATTATGAAATGATAGGGAGCGAGACTAGCATGACCATGACCATGACCTTGACTGATCAAACTACCTCGTCAAAGCATTAATATCAAGATGAAACCCCAAAAGGCTGTCTTTAGAGTTTGAGTAACAATCTGAGTTCTTAGGTACATGTCAGAGAGAGACAAATGGGAATGTTTTTCAAAGTGTTAAACAGACAAAAGCAGAGGATCCTAATGTAACTACTTACACACaagatttacattttttttttgctttggctTCTCACTTTCTTTTGGTCTTTTCGAAATGGTATTGATCCTTCATCAACTTTCTTCCACCAAGTTGGTAGGCTCGCTTAGAACATACTTAGGTAGGTCATACTTAGCACCTGTAGGATAAAAGAATAGGTACTAACTAGTTAGGAGTATGTAACAAATAGGAACATCAAGAAAAATCACTGAGGCAAGTGAATGTTTGACCTCTCTCGTCATAGCAGGTAGTGAGATCATTGTTCTGAACAATGACTCCTGCGCTATCCACGATTGTTTGCGCAAGAGATATGTCAGCTTCAGCAGCAGCACGTAGTGCATCCCATATCTCTGCAATTAACCAAAGTAGAGATACAAACATGTGAATATCAAGATCAGAAGCACACAGCCAAAGAGAAAACACAAAGCAGATATTTTTCCTGACAAGAGACTTCTATGGTTTCTCTGATTCCTCACTGATTACACATACACAATCTAACTTTCCTTAGATGACCTGAGAATGGTTTAaaaagtgaatattctcaaGCTCATGTAATGCTTGTAAGGAAGGACAACAGAAGGGTCCttagctcagtggtagagcAATTGACTGCAGATCAATAGGTCACCGGTTCGAATCCGGTAGGGCCCTTTGAAATCTAATTTTTACATTCCTTTCCAACATATAACATCATACCTTTCCAACTCTACTCCTATTCCATAATACATAATCCTGTTTTTGTATAACTTATCACTAACCAACAAAAGGGTCCttagctcagtggtagagcAATTGACTGCAGATCAATAGGTCACCGGTTCGAACCCGGTAGGGCCCtcaaaatctttatttttctcCTCCCTCGCATCCCTTTTTACAAAATCCTTTAACTAAATCAGCATTACATCATTACCATAATCATCTCTATGTGCAACTCATCACTAGAAAACAAAAGGGTTCttagctcagtggtagagcAATTGACTGCAGATCAATAGGCCACCGGTTCGGATCCGGTAGAGCCCTTATTAAACTCCTTTTCTTTTACTTCTCATCCCTTCTAATCACTAGTACTACCTCTTTTCTACAGACCcttcaatcttttttttctttttcaaaaaaggcTAATACTAATCCTAACAAACACTTCCATTTTCTTTTGTACAAAATGAAACCACACCACTCAAAAAACACAAACAAGGCAAGCTATAGAGATAAGTAAGGAATCAATTTTACCTTTGGTACCGCCATAGTGAGGAGCAGTGTCCCAAAACTCTTCTCTCATTTTCACAAGCTCAGCTTTACTGATCGGTTGAGTATGCTTCCACGGTTTTGGCTTCCTAATTTTCTTCACTGGCCCTGTCAACAAACAACCAGTTATCTAACCATTCTGCTACCATAATAAAACTCTTACAAAACAAAGACAATCTCCATATCCACCCATCATACTTTTGCTTAATTAAGGATCAAAAGGTAAATCAATTCAATTCACATAAACTAGTTTCTTTACATAAGAGGAAGCCAAACATAATGAGGGATGATTCTATTAATTTAAAAGCATCCAGATGAAGCCGAGTCAACAATGTTATGTAGTCTAAGATCAGGTTATGCACACAGACATGAACACAAACATACATATGAACATTACTACATTAGCTTTGTCTGAAAATCCTTCATTGGAATCAAAACTTGACAGAAGAATCTAGGGTTTATAAATCTAGGGTTTCTCTTATCGATCAATGGGTGCGAGAAAATCACAATCTAAAAATAGAAAGTCTGCATCTTTATCTTCTctaacaaaacataaagatgATTCCTTTTCCGCCTAATCCAGCTAATGAAAGCTATAAAGCTAAGAAAGATCTCACCTTCTGCTTGAGACTGTGTCGATCCAGCACAACCCATTTGTATGTTCTTGCTGCTTCAATCGTCAAATAACAAAAGTCTGTCGGAAACAGACAGACAACGATGATTCAGACAAAACCCTTCGTCAAAGCCAATCAAAGTCGTAAACTTTCCTTTcaaaaatgagatttttttgGAATCTTGAgacgaaggagaagaagaagaaggagaccgAGTTgaagatgacgatgatgatgaatcTAGGTGGTGTTAATGATTGAGACATTgtttttgtgatgtttgttcgataaataataaaaggaaaaaagtGGTGGTTTTGTTTTGGCTTCGCTGTCTTGTCAATTAAAGGGAGGCACACACCTTCAAAGGGGTTCTAAATCCAACGCTAGCCACCAATCACTTTTTGCCACGTCATCGTAATTATTCTTTGATAGCGATCATGGGGCGTTAACTAATAAGTTAAATCATaaataacacaatttttttagCTTAATCATCACTTTAAAAAGTGGCTTCTATATTTAATGAAGCACCTTGTTACTTATATTTTGTGCATATTATTATTCCCTGGAAGAAGTGTGGTTGGAGTTATATCTTCTTTCTTATATGATGATAATTTAGTCTCAGATGGAAGAAAAGTGATCTACTTTACACTTCAAGACAACAAACAAAAGTGATCTTCTTTCTTATGATGATTGCTCTCAGATCAGCTAATTAAAACACCAACATTAAATTCAAAGAAAAGACCTGAACAAAGTATGTTACCCCCTTCTAACAAGACAATGAACTAACATGAACAAAGAATAACATAACACTGTAATCTTCTTGGTCGAATATAACCAAACAAACGCAGAACCATGAAACTCTTCTCTCCCGACCTCCAAGCTTCATAGCCCTGCGAGAACTAAAACCGTAATGGAAACAAGACCTTTTGTCTTTCACCTCTTTTGAAGTATAATCACCCCCACAAAGGCAATCATACGAGTCACCACACCAATGAGAAGCAATATCATTATACACAGATCTCATTCATTAATGTCGTATCCACTCTTCATCAGTGATCCACATCTTGTGATCATCCATACTCCATATTCACTGTAACCCCAAATGCAAAAACCATATGATATATGCTAGATAGAAAGACCACTTTTTGATAATTAACAAATGGTGAAATGGGTTTTGAAAATCTGAATTCAAGAAGATAGAAAGAACACCTTTTGTACACAAAACAACCTAAATAGCAACGGCTCAAACTAGCCTTGTTCAGACATCATCCATATAACAGGTTTACATACATGCGCCTTGCCTTATCTTGAATTACTTGGGTTGCTGTAATCACCAAAGCAGAATAAAGAAAATACCCAACCTTTGGAGATGGGAGACCTCTAAATTCGGAGAcatagtctctctctctcatgtgcataaaattcatgaaaacaaGCAAGATTTTAAAAGAGCTTATAGATCATCTATTTAAACATGCCAGCACGCTTAACTTTTGTATTAAAACCAACATCAAAATCACAAAAGACCTGAACAGAGTTTGCTATTTGACAATGAACTAAGATGAACAAAGGATACAACACAAAGAAAGCTACATATAGTCTTCTTGGTCGAATATAAACCAAACGCAGAACCATGAAAGTCTTTCTCTCCTCCTTACCTCCAAGCTTGAGAGTCCTGCGAGAACTAAAACCGTGATGGAAAGACCTTTTGTCTTCACCTCTTTTGCAGTATAACCATCCCAACAAAGGCGATCATACGAGTGGCCACACCAATGAGAAGCAATATCATTATACACAGGTTCCACTCATTAATGTCGTAGCCACCCTTCATAAGTGCTCCACACCGAGTGATCATCCATACTCCAGAGTACCTGCAACCCCAAagcagaaaaataaaaacagatgCTATATGAATCAAACCGAGATTTTTCAGACAGAAAGAAGAGTATTGCCTTACTTTTCCGCATTTCTAATAACAAATGCTTGCAAAGCCCACTTTGGATAACATAAATCAGCTATGGTCTTCATAGCTTTACTATCGTTCGATTGAGTTGCAACAAGTGTTAAAACTACTGGAAGAAGTACAGAAAACTGCAAAAGACACCAAAACATGTTTTTGTCAACTTAGACCAATTAAGACAGAGAGGATGGTTCTTTCTCTTAAAAACTCACCAGCTGAGCAGAGCCAGGCTGAAGGAAGATAGCCAACGCATAAGCTATACCAGTCACACAATACACGAGGCATACCAAGACGATATAGTGATCCAAAAACGTGGATCTCGGGTTAGTGAAGAAGTAGAACATGGAGAGGTAAACCAATGGCTTGACAAGTGTATTGAAACAGTCTATTGTATCTTTGGCAAGGAAGCTAGCTAAGCTACTCATCCCAGCCGCACTTTCTCTCCAGTAATGTACCTTGTCTAGTGAGAATGATCTTAGAGCTGCTATTTTGCACAGAAGAGCTGacatatgaagaaaaaaaaagactaataaGAAAAGAATACGAAGAAAGTTAAGTATTAGAAGGAAACCAACTTACAAACGGCGATGATAGTGTAGGTATAACCAGGTGCTCCAAAGCTCTCATCACTTGCTTTGATCAGTGATCCTAAACAAGCTCCAGCTAGCAATAAGATCAAGTAGTCTGTGGCTTGTAACTTAGCTTCTCTCATTCTCTGCTTAGCTATCCTGTAAAATCAGAAACACTTTAGCTCTATCTTAAGATAGTGTCGTGGAGATTAAGAAAATAAGTACCTTCCAAGGAAATATTTGTATTGCAGCCACATAGAAGGGGTTCTTCTGTAGGATAAATCTCTGGTCTTTAAGAAGTTGTGTCTTATTTTATCACCACGCAACCTGAAATTACTCGTTACATCTCCCAACAGCTCTCTGACAAATGTCGGTTCTGCACTGTAGTTGTCGTTTTTCCGCATATCTAATGGAACCGAGAAACCTTCGTGAAGCATCCACCTCTGAGGAAGCTCTTTGATGCTAACATCAGAGTTCAGGTTGGTTACAATCCCTTCCAGAACGTCTATGTAGTAGTCAGGAGGGTTGATACGTTCTGGTACAATGATTCCAAGACCAGAGAAGTATTCCTCGACGTTCTCTACTGGTCCGTGGTAAACAGTAAGGCCACCTTTCGCTAGAAGTACTAGATCATTGAACGTTTTGAACAATGTATAACTGCAATACAGAAAGATTATGAACTTAGAAAGCTTCATGACAATTAAAAAGACATTTATGATTTGATTTACCTCGGTTGGTGAACAACCATGCAGATATTGACTCCCTCAAGGGCCTCATGCTTAAGTGCTTTAAGAAGAAGCTGTGATGAGGCACTGTCCAAACCAGAAGTAGGTTCATCCAAGAACAAAATAGAAGGCTCCATTGCCATCTCCAAACCAACGTTCACTCGTTTCCTCTGCCCTCCTGAGATTCCACGTTTCTCTACCGTACCAACTAGTGAGCTTCTCACACCTTGTAGCCCCAAAGAGTCGATGACTCTCTCGACCACAAGCACTTTTTCGGCTTTTGATTGTCCTGCAGGTAATCTGCATCTAGCATGGAACCAGATGTTTTCCTCAACAGTCAAGTTTCCATGGACAATGTCATCTTGTGGCACAAACCCAATAATCTTCTTAAATGAGTGGATTGATAATTGCTTCCCGTTTATAAGCAACAAACCACTCAGATTGCACCCAACAGCTTTCCCAGCCAAAGCAGAAAGAAGACTTGTCTTTCCTGCTCCTGATGGACCCATCACAGCTGTGATCCGACCTGGTTTCATGGTTCCTGTCACACATCTCAACAGATGCTTACCATTGGATTTCAAGGTAAGAGTTAAATCTTGGAAAGAAAGCTCCAAGAGGGTCCTCCTCTTCATCTCAGAGTAAGTAGCCATGTTAACTATTCCTGAAAAGGTAAGATCGCTATTCTCTAGCTCCATGGCTTTCTCCTTCTCGATCTGATTATACGCATACTTTAAGATTTGGCTCTGTGAATTCTTGATTCTGGGACCTTTACCTCTCTTTCCACTTGGTCTTTTGTTACTTCCGCCAGCTGCATCATCCTCTATCTCAAAGCTAGGTTGCACAGCTGAGGAGGAACTCGCAGGACTTGAAGACGAGTCCAC
This genomic window contains:
- the LOC103871130 gene encoding ABC transporter G family member 24 isoform X2, with translation MKFYSDEFLLKTDNPGYLKPKPNRNCNLTSWVPGCEPGWACSRDHLTEQDDLPERTSNCMPCCEGFFCPNGLTCMIPCPRGSYCPLATLNETTGLCDPYAYQLPPGQLNHTCGGANVWADHSRSDELFCSAGYYCPTTTLKLPCGSGHYCRMGSTSKEPCFKLTSCNSNSANLHAFWILVICGVVTILLIIYNCSDQILTTRERRQAKSREAAVKKAKANQRWKVARTAAKKHVTEISEQISQTLSGKRTKKDGETHKMLDRVDSSSSPASSSSAVQPSFEIEDDAAGGSNKRPSGKRGKGPRIKNSQSQILKYAYNQIEKEKAMELENSDLTFSGIVNMATYSEMKRRTLLELSFQDLTLTLKSNGKHLLRCVTGTMKPGRITAVMGPSGAGKTSLLSALAGKAVGCNLSGLLLINGKQLSIHSFKKIIGFVPQDDIVHGNLTVEENIWFHARCRLPAGQSKAEKVLVVERVIDSLGLQGVRSSLVGTVEKRGISGGQRKRVNVGLEMAMEPSILFLDEPTSGLDSASSQLLLKALKHEALEGVNICMVVHQPSYTLFKTFNDLVLLAKGGLTVYHGPVENVEEYFSGLGIIVPERINPPDYYIDVLEGIVTNLNSDVSIKELPQRWMLHEGFSVPLDMRKNDNYSAEPTFVRELLGDVTSNFRLRGDKIRHNFLKTRDLSYRRTPSMWLQYKYFLGRIAKQRMREAKLQATDYLILLLAGACLGSLIKASDESFGAPGYTYTIIAVSLLCKIAALRSFSLDKVHYWRESAAGMSSLASFLAKDTIDCFNTLVKPLVYLSMFYFFTNPRSTFLDHYIVLVCLVYCVTGIAYALAIFLQPGSAQLFSVLLPVVLTLVATQSNDSKAMKTIADLCYPKWALQAFVIRNAEKYSGVWMITRCGALMKGGYDINEWNLCIMILLLIGVATRMIAFVGMVILQKR
- the LOC103871131 gene encoding ubiquitin domain-containing protein 1-like; translation: MGCAGSTQSQAEGPVKKIRKPKPWKHTQPISKAELVKMREEFWDTAPHYGGTKEIWDALRAAAEADISLAQTIVDSAGVIVQNNDLTTCYDERGAKYDLPKYVLSEPTNLVEES
- the LOC103871130 gene encoding ABC transporter G family member 24 isoform X1, which codes for MKLHCLIKLLILKMSVNRRNWLKHGYNLRLVVLVLWLVCYVGYGQFEDTNDFNNPAFTQMVYHSLYNITAALNQELATKAKFCVKDLTADWDKAFNFSANLDFLRSCFNKTEGDFVSRICTAAEMKFYSDEFLLKTDNPGYLKPKPNRNCNLTSWVPGCEPGWACSRDHLTEQDDLPERTSNCMPCCEGFFCPNGLTCMIPCPRGSYCPLATLNETTGLCDPYAYQLPPGQLNHTCGGANVWADHSRSDELFCSAGYYCPTTTLKLPCGSGHYCRMGSTSKEPCFKLTSCNSNSANLHAFWILVICGVVTILLIIYNCSDQILTTRERRQAKSREAAVKKAKANQRWKVARTAAKKHVTEISEQISQTLSGKRTKKDGETHKMLDRVDSSSSPASSSSAVQPSFEIEDDAAGGSNKRPSGKRGKGPRIKNSQSQILKYAYNQIEKEKAMELENSDLTFSGIVNMATYSEMKRRTLLELSFQDLTLTLKSNGKHLLRCVTGTMKPGRITAVMGPSGAGKTSLLSALAGKAVGCNLSGLLLINGKQLSIHSFKKIIGFVPQDDIVHGNLTVEENIWFHARCRLPAGQSKAEKVLVVERVIDSLGLQGVRSSLVGTVEKRGISGGQRKRVNVGLEMAMEPSILFLDEPTSGLDSASSQLLLKALKHEALEGVNICMVVHQPSYTLFKTFNDLVLLAKGGLTVYHGPVENVEEYFSGLGIIVPERINPPDYYIDVLEGIVTNLNSDVSIKELPQRWMLHEGFSVPLDMRKNDNYSAEPTFVRELLGDVTSNFRLRGDKIRHNFLKTRDLSYRRTPSMWLQYKYFLGRIAKQRMREAKLQATDYLILLLAGACLGSLIKASDESFGAPGYTYTIIAVSLLCKIAALRSFSLDKVHYWRESAAGMSSLASFLAKDTIDCFNTLVKPLVYLSMFYFFTNPRSTFLDHYIVLVCLVYCVTGIAYALAIFLQPGSAQLFSVLLPVVLTLVATQSNDSKAMKTIADLCYPKWALQAFVIRNAEKYSGVWMITRCGALMKGGYDINEWNLCIMILLLIGVATRMIAFVGMVILQKR
- the LOC103871132 gene encoding probable LRR receptor-like serine/threonine-protein kinase At1g53420 gives rise to the protein MVCTIENAAVHGAAVMVYIIMIVLIFILIYIVCKRRSLRSKTHVEGEFKSLDPMINSFSLRQIKAATNNFDTANRIGEGGFGPVHKGKLPDGTIIAVKQLSTGSKQGNREFLNEIGMITALHHPNLVKLYGCCVEGDQLLLVYEYVENNCLARALFGPQETQLRLDWPTRRKICIGVARGLAYLHEESRIKIVHRDIKATNVLLDKEMNSKISDFGLAKLNEDDNTHISTRVAGTFGYMAPEYAMRGHLTDKVDVYSFGIVALEIVHGRSNKINQSASNYNTPYVIDWVTILREQNNLLELVDPRLGSDYNREEALTMLHVVILCTSPDPSDRPLMSEVVKMLEGKKMVELERLEEASEYRETKRLENMNTMKKYYEMIGSETSMTMTMTLTDQTTSSKH